The genomic interval gggttattacagtttGCTTTGTGCATTTTTCTTATAACAAGATATTGTCTTTAGccggaaaaagaagaagttagTGTTAACAAAAACTGCTTATTTGCATTTGACAGTAAATAATGTAAGAGTGATCTACTTACAGGTAACTAAGATTCCTGAGACATTCTCGGATGTAATGAGTTACATGAGAGTATTTGTCCCTTCACTTCTAGAGGAAACACATGAAGATTTACGCTCAAGCGTGATGTCCCTCTCGCAGTCACCTGCCTGTGAAATTCTGACTGTTGAAACTTCCAAGGATCATAAACCACCTAAAGACCTTTTTTACCAAATTACATGTAAGAGGAGAGAAGGAGGAGATTCTGTAGGAGCATATGAGCCAGAAGCTGGTGACATCATTGCACTCACCGATGTGAGACCAAAACACATTGATGATTTGAACAGATCCAGAAATTCCTATCTTATTGCTTTTGTTATTGGACCACCACCCGGGAGTTCTGATATGCTTCTGATACTTGCATCAAAGTCCATCGAGGGAGGAGTGCCAGGAAACAAAAGGGTTATGAGAAAGAGTAATAAACTATTCGCTGTATATCTCATGAACATGACAACAAACGTACGTGTATGGAAAGCTTTGAACTCAGAACCAGGCGCAAACACAAATCTGCTCAGGAGTGTTCTGCAAGTGCAACTACGAAACTCATCACATGTATTCTTCTGAATTTCTATCTTTAGGAAGAATCATGAACCTTACTCACGTAACTTCATATTTCAGATTAGCATATGCATGTTTCTTATATTCTTAATGCTAATAATTAAGGAATTATGAAATATAAATACAAGTTATACAACTCCCACTGATATCTCTGTTTCTCAGGGTCAGAATTCTTGCACAATATGTTGTTCCAAAGAAAACAGCTTCCTTGCGCTTTCTCCCATGTGGCCTGAAATGTGTTCCGATCTAAATGATTCCCAAGAGGCTGCAGTTTTGAACTGTATCAGTTTGAGTAAGTGCCATCACCAGAATTCAGTCCAGCTTATATGGGGTCCTCCAGGGACTGGAAAAACAAAGACAGTTGGTTTATCACTGTTTGCATTGTTTCAGTTGAAGTGCAAAACACTAACATGCACTCCCACCAACATTTCCATCGTAGAAGTAACAAAACGGCTTGTGAAATTGGTTAACCAATCATCAGAGAATGACAAGTATGGACTTGGAGATATAATTCTATTTGGGAATAGAAAGAGATTGAAGATTGATAGTAATGATGACCTTCTTGAGGTATATCTTGATCATCGTGAAAATATTCTGTCCAAATGTTTTGCTCCATTGTCTGGTTGGAAATATTGGCTACAGTCAATGATATATTTGCTTCAGGATCCAGACAAACAATACTCATTATATTTAGAATCAATTAGGAGGGAATACCATTATGAAAATGATTCTGGTGATAGGAGCTCAACAAGTCATGTTAACAATAGTATATTGACGTTTGAGCAGGTTGTGAAGGAGATACAATACTCACTGTATTTAAAAGAGAGAAGGGAGAAATACAATGGTGATAGCAGGAACTCAACGAGTGATTATCACAATGGTTTATTGACGTTTGAGGAGTTTGTGAAGGAGAAACAGTATTCACTACCTTTGAAAAAGGGATCGGAAAGATGTGTCAATAATGGTGAAGATAGTGATCGTAAGAACTCGTCAAGTGTTGATAGTATTGATGTTTTGACGTTTGAGGAATTCCTGAAGAAGAATCATACCGTCATTGGTGAAAATCTGACCCTGTGTATGGTAAACTTGTACACTCACTTGCCAACTTCTTGCATTTCATTAAATGTGGTGAAATACATGATTAGAGCTATTGAATTGCTCAAGAAAGTTAATTCTTTAGTGTTTAAGGGGGTTGGCATTGCTAGTGAAAGTTTTCAATCGGTTGCAAACGATTGTGTTGTGATACTGAGGTCACTTCGTGCATTTTGCGTTCCAAATTCTAATGATAGTCAGGCAATAAGGAAGCTGTGTTTGGAAAACGTTTGCTTAATATTTTGTACTGCATCAACCTCGGCAAGACTGCATGCTGAAGTAATCAAACCACTAGAAATTTTAGTCATTGATGAAGCTGCTCGGCTTAAAGAGTGTGAATCGGCAATCCCCTTACAACTAGGTGGCCTTCGACATGCTATTCTAATAGGAGATGAGAGGCAACTTTCTGCTATGGTTAAAAGCAAGGTTTCTGCTCTGTCCTTATTTATATGTTCATTTTCACATTTGCAGTGTCCTTTTATATCTCGTCCTTAACATCACGAGAAATGAGTATGTATGGCTTGTTAATTAGATCGCAGAGAGTGCTGGTTTCGGAAGGAGTTTGTTCGAAAGACTAGTCCTATTGGGACATGAGAAGCACCTTCTCAATGTCCAGTATCGGATGCATCCATCAATTAGCTTATTTCCAAAAAGGGAGTTTTACAATAATCAGATATTAGATGGTCCAAATGTCAACGAAGAAAGGTATGAGAAATGCTTCCTTGAGGGAAAATTGTTTGGACCCTACTCTTTCATTAACATTGCAGAtggaaaagaagaatttggtcGTGGATACGGGCCGAAAAATATGGTTGAGGTTGCTGTTGTCGATCAGATAGTTCTTAGCCTTTACAAAGGTAAGCTTCTTTGAGATGTGTCTGGTTTTCTTTTTAGGGTTATTCACATATAGATAACAATTTTTCAGGTCCCTTACTTAATTTTgtcttatttttgtttttcaaaccCAAGAATTTTCTcgaacaaagaagaagattagTATTGGGATCATATCACCTTACAATAGCCAAGTCTATGAAATTGAACAGAGAGTGAAAAAATACAATACAGATCAATTAGAAAGAACTGACTTCTCTGTAAGTGTGCGTTCTGTTGATGGATTCCAAGGTGGTGAAGAGGACGTGATAATCAACTCCACTGTTAGATGTAATGGGAATGGATCAATTGGTTTCCTGTCAAATCTTCAAAGAGTTAATGTTGTACTAACACGTGCACGGTATAACTCTACTCTCTACATACAATTGCAATATTATAGCAACATAATTTACATTGTTGATGGATCGAGCATGCAGTTAGATTAATCAGACCCACCTGTTTATATTAATTGTACAGATATGTACTTGTTCGTATAATTAGTTTTGATTTGTTTCTGCATGTTTAGGCACTGTCTTTGGATATTGGGGAATGGTCCGACCTTGTGTAACAGCAACTCTATTTGGAAGAAGCTAATCATCGATGCCAAGAATCGCAATTGTTTTTTCAATGCTGAGGAGGACACCAACTTGTCCCATGCTATGGTATCTGCCCTCGTGGATCTTAACCAGGTTCAAGCTTTATTCAATTCTGATTCTCTGCTGTTCAGAAATGCAAAATGGAAGGTACAGTCATCATTAATTTTCAAGCTAGCCTAACAATAGTACTGTTCTATACTTCTGCTTCACCTGTATTCCTTAGAATTCATGCTATTAGATTTCTTCCTTGctgttatatatttattttcttctgtaTATTCCTTGCTGTTATTCTACCCTTAGTCAATATATCTTCACCTATACAGGTTTACTTTGCCAATGAATTTAAAAACTCCATTGCACAATTTAAAGACCCTGAGATTTGTCACGAAGTGGCTTCTCTACTGAAAAAGCTTTCTAATGGTTGGCGCCAATCTCATGAGGCAAAAGTCTATGGCGGGACTTGTTGTCAGCTGTTAGAAAAGTATCAAGTTCATCTAAACCTGAATTTGATATGGAGTGTGGACATTCTGCAAGATAATTCACAACAAGTGCAGATCATACAAGTTTGGGATATTGTGCAACATTTTAAGGTACCAGAACTTGCAAAGCGTCTTAACATCATTCTTGGATGCTACACAATGGACAAGGTTAATCGTTGCAAACAAATAAGTCTTGAGGGGTATGATTGTATTATGAACTCATATACTTGTCTGCTACTTTCTTCAACATTACTGCAAGTGTTttgtgagtctagtttataACCTGCATCATCCATTCTTTATCCATTGCTATAGGGACAGTGTTGTTCCAATTACATGGCCACTGGAATATTCAAGCAGTTGCAGAGAATCTGATCCTATTACATCGCCACTGGAAAGTTCAAGCAGTTGCAGTGAATCTGATCCTTTGGAGTTCCTTTCAACACCATTATCTTGTATCACTCTGGGGGACGAGCCTGCTGTAAATTCTAATGCAACTTATAACAGGTGTGTGCTGGCATATGTTGATTGTATATATTATAGCACAGATTTGAAACGCGCCCACACACAACGCAGATTAGCATCCATTACTAGGTCTATATCCTTAAATTGAGTTCGGCCGTGTGTTCTTCTGTGTGAACAATAGAATATGCAATGATAGGCGCACTCACACACACATTTCTCTAATGGGATTAGTTTAATTGATTGTTGTAATTCTATTGTAATTAGCTACTGTTGTTCAATGTGAGTGCAAAGAAGGCCACCGGATCGAAACAAATGTTGTAATGAAATATGATGAGGTACAGTCCCATATCTCGATCTCAAACTAACATTAGTTTCTTTTGAGAAACAGTTATGGTATAAGTATCTCACTTGGAATTTGTTAACATCTGAATTGCAGAACAAGACGTGATGCAAGAAGTCAAAAGCAGTGCAGCATTTTATGCCCCCTTTGGATTTTCTAAATCTCTACATATGTATTTGCAAATACATCTACTATTTATGCAGAAGTAGATTAATTACTTGCGGTGTTAGTATTGGAATATTTTAAACAATCGCTAcgcacattttttttttgaaaacgaATACGTACATTATTGATTGCTTTAATATGGATCGATGGAGTGGACATTCAATGAACTATAATGTGGCCTTGTTACAAAAaggacaaaagaaaaaaagaaagaaaatgaaaccgTAGCTGTGAGGCACAAATCGATTCACTTTTACGTACATGTCGATCGATTTGTATCATGCTGTCAGGCTTGGATAGTTTCATTGAGAAAATGACCTCAAAACAAGCAGGCAAAGAGGATCGATGGTCGACTAAAAAGTCCGCCCAGACCATCAGTGTAGCTCAGTCTAGGTAATTGTTGTCATACCTGAACCAAGGCGGCCGAGAAAGCGGTTCCAGCAGAGAGAGCATGCTTTTAGGTTAACCCTTTGATTATATTATGACTTGTATTGCTAACGAACCTCTGAATAAGCTTTGGTGTACTATC from Argentina anserina chromosome 2, drPotAnse1.1, whole genome shotgun sequence carries:
- the LOC126782809 gene encoding uncharacterized ATP-dependent helicase C29A10.10c-like — its product is MERESSKVRKKVPGRRLIDEVFSWSIRDVLNKDHYKNQVTKIPETFSDVMSYMRVFVPSLLEETHEDLRSSVMSLSQSPACEILTVETSKDHKPPKDLFYQITCKRREGGDSVGAYEPEAGDIIALTDVRPKHIDDLNRSRNSYLIAFVIGPPPGSSDMLLILASKSIEGGVPGNKRVMRKSNKLFAVYLMNMTTNVRVWKALNSEPGANTNLLRSVLQVQLRNSSHGQNSCTICCSKENSFLALSPMWPEMCSDLNDSQEAAVLNCISLSKCHHQNSVQLIWGPPGTGKTKTVGLSLFALFQLKCKTLTCTPTNISIVEVTKRLVKLVNQSSENDKYGLGDIILFGNRKRLKIDSNDDLLEVVKEIQYSLYLKERREKYNGDSRNSTSDYHNGLLTFEEFVKEKQYSLPLKKGSERCVNNGEDSDRKNSSSVDSIDVLTFEEFLKKNHTVIGENLTLCMVNLYTHLPTSCISLNVVKYMIRAIELLKKVNSLVFKGVGIASESFQSVANDCVVILRSLRAFCVPNSNDSQAIRKLCLENVCLIFCTASTSARLHAEVIKPLEILVIDEAARLKECESAIPLQLGGLRHAILIGDERQLSAMVKSKIAESAGFGRSLFERLVLLGHEKHLLNVQYRMHPSISLFPKREFYNNQILDGPNVNEERYEKCFLEGKLFGPYSFINIADGKEEFGRGYGPKNMVEVAVVDQIVLSLYKEFSRTKKKISIGIISPYNSQVYEIEQRVKKYNTDQLERTDFSVSVRSVDGFQGGEEDVIINSTVRCNGNGSIGFLSNLQRVNVVLTRARHCLWILGNGPTLCNSNSIWKKLIIDAKNRNCFFNAEEDTNLSHAMVSALVDLNQVQALFNSDSLLFRNAKWKVYFANEFKNSIAQFKDPEICHEVASLLKKLSNGWRQSHEAKVYGGTCCQLLEKYQVHLNLNLIWSVDILQDNSQQVQIIQVWDIVQHFKVPELAKRLNIILGCYTMDKVNRCKQISLEGDSVVPITWPLEYSSSCRESDPITSPLESSSSCSESDPLEFLSTPLSCITLGDEPAVNSNATYNSYCCSM